Proteins from a single region of Corylus avellana chromosome ca11, CavTom2PMs-1.0:
- the LOC132166534 gene encoding uncharacterized protein LOC132166534 — protein sequence MGSDSLSILAPAKPTPVPLPTQEEDSSNPSTALLSFNTDSSSSSSSPKDPPHKPTTTTIIFISLLLITCIALSAAIAFAFLFFSSSASSSSSSAPATSHTSSSPESQARPLTKLERPVVLLISSDGFRFGYQFKTSTPNIGRLICNGTEAETGLIPVFPTLTFPNHYSIVTGLYPAFHGIINNHFLDPRTGEAFNMGSHEPKWWLGEPLWETVVNNGLKAATYFWPGSEVKKGSWTCPDKFCMNYNSSVPFEERVDTVLSYFDLPGSEIPQFMTLYFEDPDHQGHQVGPDDPEITEAVARIDRMIGRLIEGLEKRGVFEDVSIIMVGDHGMVGTCDKKLIFLDDLNPWIEIPADWVLSHSPLLAIRPPPGVKPADVVAKMNEGLKSGKVENGKNLRVYLKEELPARLHYVASDRIPPVIGLIEEGFKVEQKRTKRKECGGAHGYDNAVFSMRTIFIGHGPQFARGRKVPSFENIQIYNLVTSILQIQGASNNGSAVFQKSILLPSP from the coding sequence ATGGGTTCTGATTCTTTGTCCATCTTAGCTCCAGCAAAGCCTACACCAGTACCATTACCAACCCAAGAAGAAGACTCATCGAACCCATCCACGGCGCTGCTTTCTTTCAACACCgactcttcctcttcttcttcttcaccaaaAGACCCACCTCACAAACCCACCACAACCACAATCATTTTTATCTCCCTCCTTCTTATCACCTGCATTGCTCTCTCCGCTGCCATCGCCTTcgctttccttttcttctcctcctctgcctcctcctcctcctcctctgcaCCTGCCACCTCACACACCTCCTCTTCGCCCGAATCCCAAGCCCGTCCGCTCACTAAGCTCGAACGTCCTGTAGTTTTGCTGATTTCCTCAGATGGGTTCCGATTTGGGTACCAATTCAAGACTTCCACACCGAATATCGGCCGCTTAATCTGTAACGGGACCGAGGCCGAGACGGGTTTGATCCCGGTTTTCCCGACCTTGACTTTTCCGAACCATTATTCTATTGTTACTGGTCTTTATCCTGCTTTTCATGGTATAATTAACAATCATTTCTTGGATCCACGCACCGGTGAGGCTTTTAACATGGGGAGCCATGAGCCTAAGTGGTGGTTGGGTGAACCTCTGTGGGAGACCGTCGTCAATAATGGGTTGAAGGCTGCCACGTATTTCTGGCCTGGTTCTGAGGTAAAGAAAGGTTCTTGGACTTGTCCTGATAAGTTTTGTATGAATTATAATAGCTCTGTTCCTTTTGAGGAACGGGTTGATACCGTTTTAAGTTATTTTGATTTGCCTGGTAGTGAAATTCCCCAATTTATGACACTGTATTTTGAGGACCCGGATCATCAGGGTCACCAGGTGGGGCCAGATGATCCGGAGATAACAGAAGCTGTTGCTAGGATTGATAGGATGATTGGAAGGTTGATTGAAGGTTTAGAAAAAAGAGGAGTTTTTGAAGATGTTAGTATAATTATGGTAGGTGATCATGGGATGGTTGGTACGTGTGATAAGAAGCTGATTTTTCTAGATGATTTGAATCCTTGGATTGAGATTCCGGCTGATTGGGTCCTTTCCCATTCGCCTTTGCTGGCGATTCGTCCACCTCCGGGTGTTAAGCCAGCGGATGTTGTTGCAAAGATGAATGAAGGATTGAAGTCGGGGAAGGTTGAGAATGGGAAGAATTTGAGAGTCTATCTCAAGGAGGAGCTGCCTGCTAGGCTTCACTATGTGGCCAGTGACCGGATTCCACCAGTAATAGGGTTGATAGAAGAGGGGTTTAAGGTGGAGCAGAAGAGAACAAAACGGAAAGAATGTGGTGGAGCACATGGTTATGACAATGCGGTCTTCTCCATGAGGACCATTTTCATTGGCCATGGTCCTCAGTTTGCAAGGGGACGGAAAGTCCCATCTTTTGAGAACATTCAGATATATAATTTGGTCACTTCGATTCTCCAGATTCAGGGTGCTTCCAATAATGGATCTGCAGTGTTTCAAAAGTCTATTCTTTTGCCAAGTCCCTAA